A single Paenibacillus kribbensis DNA region contains:
- a CDS encoding V4R domain-containing protein: MNKTSSVQEFTFDDMKKISRTKMGKSLPIELYRAIRLIGMYQGLPMKGKGTTVTVGRKIGESLPVHSLEELLDLFRDLKIGDPQIVLEEEHKIHVAVKDCFCEGLPEMEGSMVCDLEGAIMEGALNKIIDKRVYVREIKCNVNGDEHCEYEIRF; encoded by the coding sequence ATGAATAAAACAAGTTCTGTACAAGAATTTACATTTGATGATATGAAAAAAATCTCACGAACCAAAATGGGAAAATCGCTCCCTATCGAGCTTTACAGAGCCATCCGTTTAATTGGGATGTATCAAGGACTTCCTATGAAAGGGAAGGGAACTACGGTTACTGTAGGCAGAAAAATCGGTGAGAGCTTGCCTGTTCATTCATTAGAAGAACTGCTAGATTTATTCCGTGATTTAAAAATAGGAGATCCCCAGATTGTTCTTGAGGAGGAGCATAAAATCCATGTAGCTGTTAAAGACTGCTTTTGTGAGGGATTGCCCGAGATGGAAGGCAGTATGGTATGCGATTTGGAAGGAGCGATTATGGAAGGCGCCTTGAACAAAATCATAGACAAGAGAGTTTATGTCAGAGAAATAAAATGTAATGTAAACGGAGACGAACATTGCGAATATGAAATTCGTTTTTAG
- a CDS encoding iron-sulfur cluster biosynthesis family protein: MSIHLDLDSLSVERLAMALSGRPGMFKLFYDTEDCGCNGVLVILLVTTPNATDKVVQSEPYSFWVDRQQEQQFDSRMRLEADPGYPSFKLSSDAGIFSSNIRIKDMRVK, from the coding sequence ATGAGCATACATTTAGACTTGGATTCCTTGTCCGTTGAAAGGCTAGCAATGGCCCTTTCAGGACGACCGGGAATGTTCAAGTTGTTTTATGACACCGAGGATTGTGGATGCAATGGCGTACTCGTCATCTTGCTTGTCACTACGCCGAATGCAACTGATAAAGTAGTTCAGTCTGAGCCTTATTCTTTTTGGGTAGATCGGCAGCAGGAGCAGCAGTTCGATAGCAGAATGCGGCTTGAAGCAGACCCTGGTTACCCGTCGTTCAAGCTAAGTAGTGATGCTGGTATATTTAGTAGCAACATTAGAATTAAAGATATGCGCGTAAAATAA
- a CDS encoding sensor histidine kinase has translation MNNKKRMAEEEGTERGKPGGNLFGRTQSRLTLAYSSLTIVLLALFIGVVYLLLSYIVISGQKDNLLSLVAVERIMVENNMQKGKPEDTLDNQRLWGSGSEQFFYYVVNDKGELISGNEIFPGMRPELLGLVQDWKPRAKEIMEVSLSVPADVLDNGEAGAKPVAPSTLHLMVTGQAALTKNGPDLTLYAGINVTPQYNLLHRLLMLLILLAIVFVFIACLIGWLMSRKAMVPIVKSYNRQREFVGNASHELRTPLSVLLASVNALELELGQSAPSFAKHTLSNMKDEIRRMTRMVQDLLVLARSDSDDLELVKRDFDFRPLAEKTIQSIRHLKSAKGVCIELIGPEQLVLNGDPEKLRQVLTILLDNAVKFTPRGGEVRVVISDRDETGSPGFHLSVEDTGPGIRAGDVDRIFDRFYRGDKSRTRGLGGHGLGLAIAKWIVEAHHGQITLSSEESKGSIFHVDIPVNK, from the coding sequence TATAGCAGTCTGACGATCGTTTTGCTTGCATTATTTATAGGCGTGGTCTACCTTCTTTTGTCTTACATTGTCATTAGCGGTCAGAAGGATAATCTGCTCTCTCTCGTTGCTGTGGAACGGATCATGGTGGAGAACAACATGCAGAAAGGCAAGCCTGAAGATACGCTGGACAATCAAAGATTATGGGGATCGGGAAGCGAACAGTTTTTCTATTATGTGGTCAACGATAAGGGTGAATTGATCTCGGGGAACGAGATTTTTCCAGGGATGCGTCCTGAGCTTCTGGGACTGGTTCAAGACTGGAAACCACGTGCCAAGGAGATCATGGAGGTCAGTCTGTCTGTACCTGCGGATGTGCTGGATAACGGGGAAGCGGGTGCGAAGCCTGTTGCTCCGTCAACTCTCCATCTGATGGTGACAGGGCAGGCAGCTCTGACCAAGAACGGCCCTGATCTGACACTCTACGCAGGCATTAATGTTACACCCCAATACAATCTGCTCCACAGATTGCTAATGTTGCTGATTTTACTTGCTATTGTCTTTGTATTTATTGCCTGTCTGATCGGCTGGCTGATGTCACGTAAAGCAATGGTTCCGATCGTGAAATCCTACAACCGGCAGCGGGAATTCGTGGGCAATGCATCGCATGAGCTGCGAACACCACTCAGTGTGCTGCTTGCATCCGTCAATGCGCTGGAACTGGAGCTTGGGCAGAGCGCACCGTCTTTTGCCAAACACACCCTTTCCAATATGAAGGATGAGATCAGACGAATGACACGGATGGTTCAGGATTTGCTAGTGCTGGCACGCTCCGATTCGGACGACCTTGAACTGGTGAAGCGTGATTTTGATTTTCGGCCGCTTGCCGAGAAGACGATTCAATCCATACGGCACCTCAAATCCGCAAAGGGGGTTTGTATTGAGCTGATTGGCCCGGAACAACTGGTTCTCAATGGCGACCCGGAAAAGCTGAGGCAGGTGCTGACCATTTTGCTGGATAATGCCGTCAAGTTCACTCCGCGGGGCGGTGAGGTCCGTGTGGTAATATCGGATCGGGACGAAACAGGTAGTCCGGGTTTTCACCTGTCCGTTGAGGATACAGGCCCCGGGATTAGGGCAGGGGATGTGGATCGAATTTTTGACCGTTTCTATCGAGGAGATAAATCGCGAACGCGAGGTCTGGGAGGGCACGGTCTGGGGCTCGCCATTGCCAAGTGGATTGTTGAAGCACATCACGGTCAGATCACGTTATCCAGCGAAGAAAGCAAGGGTAGCATATTCCATGTAGATATTCCTGTGAATAAATAA